A region of Candidatus Obscuribacterales bacterium DNA encodes the following proteins:
- a CDS encoding ABC transporter ATP-binding protein — MTPAICIQNLQKCYGSVNAVQNVSLQVEPGEIFGLLGPNGSGKTTTLRCLCTLTTPDAGTVEVSGISVLDHPKRARQLLGYVAQEVAIDKVLTGRELLQLQAALYHLPSQQSSDRIHHMIDLLGLTEWIDQRSGTYSGGIRKRLDLAAGLLHQPHVLVLDEPTVGLDIESRVIVWNFLRQLREQGTTILITSHYLEEVDALADRVAIIDNGTVLATGRPSDLKDQLGGDRITLRIREFTPVDEVETAKSALKSVDCVQEVIVNPAQGNSLNLIVTPQSDALTTVQQALHQAGLPTFGISQSRPSLDDVYLAATGKTLMDAELAAASRRDPKAERKQNMR; from the coding sequence ATGACGCCTGCTATTTGCATTCAAAATCTGCAAAAATGCTACGGTTCCGTTAACGCTGTTCAGAACGTCTCCCTGCAAGTCGAGCCAGGGGAGATTTTTGGGCTACTGGGCCCCAACGGGTCTGGCAAAACCACCACCCTCCGCTGCCTTTGTACCCTCACCACACCAGATGCCGGTACTGTGGAGGTGTCCGGGATTTCAGTCTTAGACCATCCCAAACGGGCCCGACAGCTTCTGGGATACGTGGCTCAAGAAGTAGCCATCGACAAGGTGCTCACCGGGCGAGAATTGCTCCAGCTCCAGGCCGCTCTTTACCATCTGCCATCCCAGCAGAGCAGCGATCGCATTCACCACATGATTGACCTGCTGGGGCTCACAGAATGGATTGACCAGCGCAGCGGCACCTACTCCGGCGGCATCCGCAAACGCCTAGACTTGGCCGCAGGACTACTCCATCAGCCCCATGTGCTGGTGTTAGACGAACCCACCGTGGGTCTGGATATTGAAAGCCGCGTGATTGTTTGGAACTTTCTGCGTCAGTTGCGCGAGCAGGGCACCACCATTCTGATCACCAGCCATTACCTAGAAGAAGTAGACGCCCTCGCCGACCGCGTAGCGATTATTGACAACGGCACCGTCCTGGCTACCGGCCGGCCATCCGACCTCAAGGATCAGCTCGGGGGCGATCGCATCACCCTACGCATCCGCGAATTTACTCCAGTTGATGAAGTCGAAACGGCAAAATCTGCCCTGAAATCTGTGGACTGCGTACAAGAAGTTATCGTCAACCCTGCCCAGGGCAACTCTCTGAACCTAATTGTGACGCCCCAAAGCGATGCCCTGACCACCGTTCAACAGGCTCTACACCAAGCCGGGCTCCCCACCTTCGGCATCTCTCAGTCTCGCCCTAGCCTAGATGATGTCTACCTAGCAGCCACCGGGAAAACCCTGATGGATGCAGAACTTGCAGCCGCCAGCCGTCGAGATCCCAAAGCAGAGCGCA